The following are encoded in a window of Immundisolibacter sp. genomic DNA:
- a CDS encoding TonB family protein codes for MSYAPALMPTPPLVGSRLTLTVLYALALHLVLGLGFHLAPPRPAKPAAAPRLEITLVQRPRTSAPAPKDADYLAEVSQDGGGNQPKPKVPTSVAPGQPAPTAIAPSARPTPAVATPAPIHRQLLTASRPKPAAVATAPKPGPVAQTPSAAELMSGARRYARLEARLAEQQSAYAKLPREKFITARTREYKYAAYMEAWRRKVEAVGILNYPAEARRQGLSGSLLLTVRVNADGSIGEATLRRSSGHVLLDQAARNIVRWAAPYAPFPPNIRAEADVLVITRTWQFVDGRALAGD; via the coding sequence ATGAGTTACGCACCCGCCCTGATGCCCACACCGCCGCTGGTCGGTAGCCGGCTGACGCTGACCGTGCTGTACGCCCTGGCACTGCACCTGGTTTTGGGGCTGGGCTTTCATCTGGCTCCGCCGCGTCCCGCCAAACCGGCGGCCGCGCCGCGCCTGGAGATCACCCTGGTGCAGCGGCCGCGGACCAGCGCCCCTGCGCCCAAGGACGCCGATTATCTGGCCGAGGTCAGCCAGGATGGCGGCGGCAATCAGCCAAAGCCCAAGGTGCCGACCAGCGTCGCGCCGGGTCAGCCGGCGCCCACCGCAATCGCCCCTTCGGCGCGCCCGACCCCGGCGGTGGCGACGCCGGCACCGATCCACCGCCAATTGCTCACAGCCTCCCGGCCCAAGCCGGCGGCGGTCGCGACCGCGCCCAAGCCCGGCCCGGTGGCACAAACGCCCAGCGCCGCGGAGCTGATGAGCGGTGCGCGCCGCTATGCCCGGCTCGAGGCGCGCCTGGCCGAGCAGCAGAGCGCCTATGCCAAGTTGCCGCGCGAGAAATTCATTACCGCCCGAACCCGCGAGTACAAGTACGCCGCCTATATGGAAGCCTGGCGACGCAAGGTGGAGGCCGTCGGCATCCTGAACTACCCGGCGGAGGCGCGGCGCCAGGGGCTGTCCGGCAGCCTGCTGTTGACGGTGCGGGTGAACGCCGACGGCAGTATTGGAGAGGCCACCCTGCGGCGCAGTTCCGGCCATGTGTTGCTGGATCAGGCGGCCCGCAACATCGTGCGCTGGGCGGCGCCGTATGCGCCGTTTCCACCGAATATTCGTGCCGAAGCCGACGTGCTGGTGATTACCCGCACCTGGCAGTTTGTGGATGGACGCGCCCTTGCCGGCGATTGA